From the genome of Solanum stenotomum isolate F172 chromosome 5, ASM1918654v1, whole genome shotgun sequence:
TGTGGTCCCTCCAGTGTCCATATTTAATTAGAACTCGGAATCCTAAttctaaagggaaaaggggAGAGGCGTTAGttttcttataaaaagaaaactagcGTGTATTTTTCGGTTGAAGAAAAATAACGTATGTTTGGTTCTCCTCTTTGGACTttgaagaaatctctataattaGAGATTATTCTAGCCCTAGATTGATTAGTTTTCTATTcgatacttgcccacccaagtattgagagagttcagatgtgaacttgggatcactgtagaagatcATGGCTATCTTGTAGATTCACTTGGAGGACTGTCTAACTTGgggattcgcttgaaggtatCTGTTCATGCTTCAAGAggtatttatcgaattaaatttcagtatgtttatgtgttctagcataaacgGTATtgattatctattattcatgtaagcagtaAGATTCTAGTATACTTCCGCTGttcatatagttttccaacaaaGGTATCCCATGAGATTAAagatttattaaattaaatattcctctaatataatctaatttctaaatacatttcttatattttaaaatataaacactTACaccatttatattatgaaaatatcATACATTTATATTCTCTATGAGTTATAGCCATGACTAAATATATTAGTGAAAGATACgagtaaaattattaataatacaaATTACTTAATAGGatgtttcaattattattagtaACTTTCTCGCACTTAATTAAAGCATacaagttattttatttttatttagttataatattttatatataatatttaaggGTGTGACTTAATCATCAATAAAGTGGTTGAAAATCAcgttatttatgatttttccCCATCTTCTAGCCTTGTGAATAGAGTTATCTAGTACTTATTATtgtataaaggaacatatattCCGTGAAATTAATCAAGATACACATAAAACTGACTTGGACACCAcaattatcaaaatatatattaataaaatatttaaggatGTGACCTAGTGATCAAATAAAGTGGATTGAAAATCATGAGATCTGTTATTTTTCCCTAATCTTTTAGCCTTGTGAATAGAGTCATATGGTCCTGTTATCGGTATGAGGtaacaaatatcaaaatatatattgtattatatattaattctcATTTTTACAGCGCTATCTCCCGTTAAAATTTGTTACGCACATTTGTTTGGTGTTATAACTCTACTTACAATTCAATAACTTTCTTTGGttttaatttatactttatattagtgttaaaaaattcatttaatgcatataaataatttattagaactaaataaaagattttttctaaaatcaaaACTTCATAGGGTTGCTCTCGCATTTGCCTGTTGGTGTACAGTGTACACCAATTGAGTCCACGTAccaaacaaaagaattatacataaaataaaaataaaattgtgattaattttatcaattacattatttataaaGGAATGAAAGTAATGAACAAaagagataaaatatttatataattcatgtGAATGCATCAAACACAATAAGttgtattattaaataaatataagtttatttacttGTATGGTAAATCTAAATGTAACAAATTTATGAACTTATTTTTCttgctcttttctttttctaacattataTTTGTGCAATTAGCTTCTCTTACCAaaatatcaaattgaaaaatgaaatgttaTTTGTTAATGAACTTTATTTCGGTACATatttatcatcaataaaaaaacaACTAAGTATATGTACCAAAAAAACAAGGTTCAATGTCGAATATCTTTTgattaaagattaaaaagtaCTTATCACTCTATTACAACtcttaggggttgtttggtgtgagagataaaaatatatagtcCTGAGATAAAAAATTAGTATTGAGATAAAAGTTTGATGTCTTGTTTGGTTGATATATttggaataacttatcccaccatttatatcatagtgataaaataagttatctCACATATAGGGTGAGATAAGTTATTCCAGAATAActaatctcaaaataattaatccTAAAATAACTAGTTTTCAATCAAACGGCCCCTTATTCATACTTATGAATTCTTTTCTACTACTATTATTATGTTCAAAGATATAGTAGGAGTAGTAGTTGTAGTACTTTATTACtagtatgtatatgtataatatatgtattattaaaTGAGTTTTGCAATAGGTAGAGTAGTGGGGCAAAGAGTCAAACAAGAAGAAAAGCAAAGGAAGATCCAAAGAGGGGAAAAAGCATAGAGATGATGATGCCGTTGAAAGCAAAATGTCAAACACTAGCTTGCCTTTTGGGGACTGACACCCTCCGCCTCGACCTTAGCAACTCTTTTGACACGTCCTCTCACTTACCTGCCCTCTTTGAACCTATCTCATCCTTCTATTCACAcaccttcattttttttatttattttatttgaagttcggtatttttatgagattttgattatatttaaatttatattttttttgatttcttattcaGTATctgatatttatattgaaatttgattaaatttagatttgCGTTAGAAAATTTCACATTGAAGGTAAACGCtctttaataaaaatgattttgtatTCAACAGATTCAATTTCGAGACctcttaattaaaaatgaaggagTATTAATTACTCCACTACAAACACTTTTGGTTATTTGGATTTATGTTATGTAGTATTCGTTCGACGAAAAAATGCTTTTTATTACAGATTTTTGGAATAGCCAATTCAGTGCACCACAATCCACATTCTTTAATGGTactttgtttttcaattttttccctACAAGTCCACATTTTCCTTTAGACGagttttcttattatttttttcatttgaaaaaacagaaaagttaatttttgaTAGATCCTGAATTTTAAATAATTGGAAAAACATATAATAGAAGTGAAAACTGAAAAGCTTTAACAAAATACTAGTAGTATATTGAAACATTAACAAAAATGGAActatcacaaaataataattcaaatataagaAACAAGGATAATAACACAAATTAAAGGataagaaaaatgataaaagtAATATTACAACTATTAATATAGGAGAATATATTCAACAATGTTGAACTACATACTAATCTACTACTTATTGAGTTTAGAGCCTTACTACTTATCGAGTATAGAGTCTTGAAAGGTTCATTCTGACATGAGCCTTACACATGAGTCTTCTCTTTAAAACAAAAGGGGactgactttaaaaaaaattaatattccttttttattatttatttaatcattttattattgtgttttcgtattttttttcctattttcattatttaaatttaactattacatgataatttattatcatacaaaaataatttaaagtgtAATGTAAACTATTTTGTAGACAACAACgtgcaaaatataaaaattactttGTTGACAATAGCATGCCTCTATAATGAttgcttttttttaataataaatgcGTGTTCTTTTtgttaacataaaaaatatattaaaaatgtcctctttatttttttatattcatatattttgttcttaatattatcaaattatacaaaaaaaaaaactattaaccTTGATcgtatcttttatatttttatttacatgtaaAGATAgtgaaaatagaataaataaataaataagaaacacAACAAcgattaaataaataatgaagaaggaattattttttttaagtcagCGTTGACTCAATTTTGTCTCTCttttgaaagtttttctcaattTAATTATCTTTTGACTCTGGATTCCTAATTATATGTAGTTTTCCCCTCAAAATATTTCCaggttttttgtttttattttttcagaagcTGCGAATTCTTTAAATTTCAGGTTtagtctttttcctttctttttgaGAATGTTATTgtaatttgtttattatatatattttaaaaatagtatttgCTTCTTCTTTCaagatttgtttttatttttcacaagTTACGATATTTTTGTCCTAATTGGGTGTaaattaagttttatttttgagaatattatttttattttgttattaaatgaataaataagataggttttttcctttttaaattgAAACTGTCACATGTAATAAACAGTGAGTGTACCtcctttattttgattttttctgataaatttaatataacaaaattattctatatatttttagtataaagATTATAAGACAGCTTCACCCACTGGTTTTATCGTCCCGTCGACAATTCCATTGAAAGCAATGCTGAGAGTATCCGATCCCCAACGACCTTTTTGGCTATCTTATCTCGAGCTGTGAGCTATCATAGGAACCACCATATTTACACCTACTCGCAAAAAATCTAGTCGTTTGGTGTTGGTGTGAATAATTAGTATCGGAATAAAAGTTATCATTCCTCGTATAGTAATCTCGGGATAATTTATCTCAAAAATTAagtaaatgataaaaatatccCTTTAAATCCTTTTTATACATCACTTTTCATATTCATGAAGGGAGtttttgtaaacaaaaaattatgcattgcatattattttgaatacaacagaTCAAACACTCAACAAAACTAATTCAATCATAGCTtgaattcaaaccaaacaattCCTTAggttttttcacattttttaaaattatatttatatttaaacaCAACTTCGAtattgcaaaaataataatatatttttaattattttcttcaaattttacattttttttatgtcgAAACGcatacttattttaaatcaaatcTAAGGGATCGTTTGATTGTGAAGAAGTTATCCcgaaataaattatttcaatacaagttattttattatacatatGGACTAAATTATTTCATCACTACAATATAAATAATCTAAAGATTACTTAAACTTTCAATCAAATGTACGATAAAATAATCttatattttaggaaaaaaggacaaatatatcttcgaactatcgtaaatgctatgcaaataccctccgtcatacttttgagaCATTGGTGCCTctaccgtccaaaaactagagcatatataccctttatactaacggatatacacgtgtcataatcttatccacccacccgatatttattaaatatcatattaacgggtaagattgtgccacgtattcctatttagtcttccgttagaatgaagggcatatatgctctaattTTTTAACGACATGAACaccaattttccaaaaaatatgacggaggatatctgaatattatttatgataatttagagatatatttatcctttttccctataTTTTATCCCAAATTTGCTATTCTATATATCTTACAATGACCCTAAAGTTAAAAATTCATGTGGACCGGACATGTAAGTTGATGAAGAAGTAATAAGTAGCTAAAGTCAAACGGACGAAGACGACCCACTAATCGAGATGAGAAAGaaagcaaagaagaagaaaacaaaagtttCCATCATTTAAGCCAACACCTACCCTTAACTTGCCAGGGAAAGGTACCTATCTCCACTGAACCACTGCTCAGAAAAACTTGAAAACCCCTCGTGGACCCAACACTTTCTATCAACTCTCTTCATTCcataactataaaatattttttttaaaaaaactatactATACTATATTCACAATATCAACATTGCAATATACATAGAAAAATCTAGTGTCATAGCACTAATAGCCGCAATAATAATTGAAAAGCAATGTTGgggaaaaagaggaaaagataGCTCATggattacaattttttttttttaatatgatatgattaataaGTTTTCAACAACTTCGGTACTTTATGTCGtcaataaatttcatttttcttagcCTCTTTCTCATTGGCAATACTGAAATTGCATATAAATCCAAAATGCAACCAGTCAAGTGTTTATAAACAAGTATAGTAGAGTTGCCCTAGGTGAAGGACGTGTTGTGTTGCATTATGGTCTTTGATTGAGAAAAATTAAACCACAGAATCCCAATGCTTGCTGTCTAAATCCTTTCACCGCTATATGTTTGTATTCTGGTAACTGATTTTATTAACCCGGATCCCTCTCACAGTATATGATGGAGATGAAACATTTAATAGAGTTTGAGaatttatttcatatatcaTGGCGAAGGCTTTACCTGTGAGTGGTGAGAACTGCACCGGTGTAAACGTTGTTGGTGATAGTAGTGGTGAGAAACTGCAGGCTACTACAAGCAAGGAGCTTTTTCACTGTGAAAACGGAAAAATGGTTAGGAAGAGAGCGGCGTCTGACATGGAGATCCAGACCGGCGCCGGTGAAGAGCATAGATATCTACGCCGGCCTGCTATAATAGGCGGGTCTCACTCTCAGGTTGGTGATTTAAGGGTTTGTGGCAATAGTAATTTTGGTCATGGTATGAACAGTAATACGACGACGATGACGACGACCCAGGTTTCTAACTACTCCACTATGCAAATGTTACCTTCTTCCACGAACTTGTGCGGTGTGACGTCAAGAGGAGGGCCTGGGATTGATACTGGATTTTCTAATTCAACCCCAAACCTAACTTACACAGACGCCATAACATCGCATCATCAGCCACCACAAGGTACTCAAACCCAGAACAACAACAGCAACAATCAATCCCCATCTGTTTGTGTTTTCTCCGGTTTGCCCCTTTTTCCTCCGGATAGAAACCGACAAAACAGCGGTTTACTACTGCAGCAACCTCCTGCTGCTGCAGCAGCTGTTGTATCTTCACCTCTTACAACTGGAAGAATCGATTCCATGGAGGATAGCACGTCGGCAACGGCATGGATTGACAGTATTATAAAGGATTTAATCAACAGCTCCGCTCAAGTATCGGTGCCCCAACTCATCCAGAATGTAAGGGAGATAATCCACCCTTGCAATCCGTATCTCGCATCCCTGCTGGAGTACCGGCTTCGCTCTCTCACTAGTAATAATAATGGTGGTGCTGATCAAAATGACCCCATGGAGTGCTGGAGAAGAAAAGAATCGCTGCCGCCACAGCTCGCTGGTTTACAACAGGCCCAAAATAATGCCAATTTATTACAGCACAATATTTTATCCCTTCCTGATTCCTCAAATAATCAATACTTAAACTGGGAAATAGCTAACGCTCCGGTGGCGCCTTCTCTGAACCAGCACCAGCAGCTTGGCGGCAATAATCCTACTGCAACAGATCTTTCATTTGTTACACTTTCTCCTCAAGTGCAGCAACAGCAACAACAAGAATCTCCTCATTCTCGTTCTCATTCTCAGCAACAGGCAGCAGTAGACTTAGAGCAACAACAGAAGCAGCAGCAATCTTCTAGTTCTCTATCTCCAACGTCTGTAGCTGACAATAGTGCCAAAACAAAAACTTCAACACCAGCTCCACCAGTCCCGATCAACACATACcgagaaaaaaaggaagaagagcGACAACAGAAGAGGGATGAAGAAGGATTACACCTTCTGACCTTGCTATTGCAGTGTGCAGAAGCCGTATCCGCTGATAATTTAGAAGAGGCAAATAAAATGCTATTAGAAGTATCCGAACTCTCCACGCCGTTTGGCACATCTGCACAGCGTGTTGCTGCATATTTCTCAGAGGCCATGTCAGCAAGGCTGTTGAATTCATGCTTAGGAATATACGCAGCCCTACCAATGACTAGCGTCCCCATGCTTTACACACAGAAAATGGCATCCGCTTTCCAGGTGTTTAACGGAATCAGCCCCTTCATTAAATTCTCACATTTCACCGCCAATCAAGCTATACAAGAAGCTTTCGAGAGAGAAGACCGGGtacacataatcgaccttgaTATAATGCAAGGTCTTCAATGGCCCGGTCTTTTCCACATCTTGGCTTCCAGGCCCGGTGGACCTCCTTTTGTTCGGCTCACCGGGCTTGGAACATCCATGGATGCTCTTGAAGCAACCGGCAAACGACTATCCGATTTTGCCGAGAGATTAGGCCTTCCTTTCGAGTTTTTACCAGTTGCTGATAAAGTTGGAAACTTAGACCCTGAGAAATTGAATGTGAGCAAGAGAGAAGCTGTAGCGGTTCATTGGTTGCAACATTCCCTTTACGATGTTACTGGCAGCGACTCTAATACACTCTCCCTCTTGCAAAGGTACACAATTTCTatgtttggatttttttttttgaattcaaattttattctttttttagtactttataaatatacttttgtAGCTCCAAAAAAAATGGCTTTTAAGATATTTGAAATCACCAAATTCAAAAATACTGTTGCTGCTATTTTCCATGCGTTTTCATTCCATGTCGTCTAGTCAAATACGTATACCTTCAGTTATCACTTTCCATGACTAACTATCTGCACTTGAAATTAAAGAACCAACATGCAGCTTTAACGTAAGGAAAAAAGAATCTCTTCATGATATGAATATTGTGTTGTAGATGATACAATTGCTAATAAcaatattgtaaaaaaaaatatgtgatatatatttaattaattacaaataaaatgattCGTACTAGTATAGATATTTATCTTTCCTTTATTACACGGCGCTTCTCTTTGACCAGCGGTGATTCTCTTTTTCAGTAAACCTgaaaaaaggaggagaaaaagGCCAATCACTTTTTGAAGCAAAAGCTGTCTTCTCTTTGAATTACTGAGTCCTTCCTGCCTAATTAATTTTCCGTGAattctcttctttttaaaaaagaagttcAAATATGTCAAATTTCTGGGGAGCACGCCCCAAAAGGATAGAAAGGCTAGAGAGAAAAACTAGTTTCCAGTTGGTGTGAATTTTGtaatataaaagtaaataatgttAAAGGGTgaaataagaagaaaagaaaattctcTTGATATACATAATATCATAGTATTAGTTAATGTCTAATATCTTTTcggttcatttttattttccttcatGTTTTATTATTAGCATTATTTATTctcctaaataatttttttcaaaacctaaTACTTCCTTCCTCTTTTATTAATTGATCACTTTTCATTTTACATGAtaactaaaaatattaattaaaatggttaattttactaatttatcttttatctATATTGATGAACATCAAGATAGAATATGAAAAATACGTTTAATagtataggaatagaaataattgaaatagATAGAAAGTAACTtgtctttctcaaaaaaagatAGAAAGTAACTTGTGAACTctaggaaaaataaaattttggaacttttaaatttttttaggcTTCCATATTACCTATAGAGATAAAATgagaattttaattaatttatttgatttagtaAGTGAACAAATAATTTGGGAcattatttttagtaaggtgATCAGTTAATATAAAACGAAGGGTACAATCAGTGTCTTTCAAGGGGAGTCCAAAattcaaaatggacaagtatcATGAATAGAGAAATATGAAGTATTTGTTGTAATTTTACCTCATCACTTGTGCTCTACATCCTACCACTGTATCTGTATCTGTATGTAAGTTTGATTAATTTGCTTTACTTCAGGTTGGCTCCGAAGGTGGTGACGGTTGTGGAGCAGGATCTGAGCCACGCGGGTTCATTCCTGGGGAGGTTTGTAGAGGCAATACATTACTACTCAGCTCTATTTGACTCACTGGGCGCATGCTACGGGGAGGAGAGTGAAGAAAGGCATGTGGTGGAGCAACAACTATTGTCTAAGGAGATACGTAATGTACTAGCAGTAGGAGGTCCATCAAGGAGCGGGGACGCGAAATTCAACAACTGGAGAGAGAAGCTTCAACAGTCTGGATTTCGATGCTTGTCTCTTGCAGGTAATGCTGCTGCACAAGCTACTCTTTTACTCGGAATGTTCCCGTCTCATGGATACACTTTGGTTGAGGATAATGGAACTCTTAAGCTTGGATGGAAAGATCTTTGCTTGTTTACTGCTTCTGCATGGAGGCCTAATTCATTGCATGCTGCACCAGGTTCTCGTCACTTCTCTCGTCCTAATATGGATTAGAAGGTCTTTATGCAGTCAAGTCAGTAAATTTCGAATattgaatgattaaaaaaaatggaatgcACGGTCCGAAAATGCGTCTGATATCTTTCTTCCCTTCATTTGGTAATGTTGTTTACACGATCATCTTTTCTTGTCATGTATGTCTACATCGCAAAGGTGGTTTTGTTAACTCCCTTTTCTTTAACTAGTCATTAATTTTTGTTGCTTCTTTTTCTCTAATTTATTCTTCAATGCATCTGATAATGTTGTCCCATTCTATTTATATGGCTCATTgaaacatcaaaaaaaattatgagaattCTTGAAAAGTTCAACATGTCTGAAGCATATAAAGGCTCTCGGAGTACTTGTTCAATAAATCTTTATGAAAATTGAAACAATCAGGATGAATGTGGTACcatctttttaaagaaaatttgcTAAAGGATTGTTACAAAAACTATCCGATTTATCGCACTTTTATAAGGAAGCTTGAAGCTAAATTCGTCATAATAACTGTAAGAACTTCCAAAggcaatataatatttttaaaaataaattgaaataaaggaTTTTGAGAAGATAAAATTTTATCTTGGATTATAAATTGAGCATTTgataaatgaaatatttatataaattgaaaagatTCTAAAACGATGTTTACCTGAATGAACTATGTTGAGCACCTAATGGTTATAAGAATGCTTGATATAACTAAAAGTTCATTCCGGCCTAAAATAAATGATGAAGATCTCCTTAGTAATGACTAATGAGACTCCATATCTTGTGCAATTGGAACATTAATGTACTTGTTAATAATGCCATATCAGATGGAATTTTTGCAGTAATAGATTATTTGGGAGTTGGTTAgagttatatatgtattaataaTGTACTTTAGGAATGAATTACGAGTGAATcgatgtattattttatgtgtatattACTTATGGATGAATTAATTATTCATTTACTAGTTATTTCATATTCTatcttatatatacataaatcttACATATAATACATATAGATTTCTtcattatgtatatatgtattagttatacaggCTCTTGCATTGTCAATCAaatgttatattaattttatacacaaataacttattttctattggaaaaattacgcggttaagcaaacttatactacttaattactcatcatagctatagtttgctataattaccactcgcgactaacattatacattaattacgcgggttgacttcgagtttgtataattaaccacgtttgtatatgtataattcgccagaatatacaaatacataagtataatatacatatacaattcatctctctcccactctctaccctctctcgctcgcctctctcctccctctcccaatctcgctcgcctttCTCGTATCTCTCCCATTCTTGCTTGCCATATATaaaaatgcatatgtataatatacaattatctaaccgatatacatatacaattcacctctctccactctctgccctctctcgctcgctgTAACACCTcactaattgaaagaactacaaagagctagaattataaagagtcattttcagaaagaatgaaaatctggaaatttgacaaaattaagttaagtttgagttttgggtcaacttcaaatgactataactcccagctcaggatgagttaggtgtgctacaagataccgtaggaaaaatctttgaattatctttccaacgccgccaagttttcTCAATTCCAAGTTAGTATGAATGAGATATGCCCAttcgaagttgggctgtctagataagaaaagtcaaaaccgaattttggaagggtattttggtcttttccttacccaattgttttatttcgtttttagcAGTTTAATTGGAGTCTAAACTAAACTTGGttagtttacgcttttgaaaactaagttagggttttgagagaagagaaaaaaagaggagaagaagcaaggaaaTTGCCAAATCTCGAAGCTAAGAAATGTGgttttcgtcaaggggtgatccctacgaggtatgtgagatcatataGCGTTGAGTTAGTTCACTCACGctccaatcatgattcaattcagcgaagttGTGTTGTTTTGAAAGCAaatattatgagttcttgataataATTCGTTTGAAATCTTATGggttattgttgttgaagtttcttgagattgattcatgaATTTAAGTGTGATTTCGAGTAGAATCTTTCGTATATATAGATGATATGgtcgattctaagtgtttggggaaagaaccaattgaatttagagggtttagagttgaaaaacgaaaaataaatttcatcaaaaatctGGG
Proteins encoded in this window:
- the LOC125866375 gene encoding protein SCARECROW — its product is MAKALPVSGENCTGVNVVGDSSGEKLQATTSKELFHCENGKMVRKRAASDMEIQTGAGEEHRYLRRPAIIGGSHSQVGDLRVCGNSNFGHGMNSNTTTMTTTQVSNYSTMQMLPSSTNLCGVTSRGGPGIDTGFSNSTPNLTYTDAITSHHQPPQGTQTQNNNSNNQSPSVCVFSGLPLFPPDRNRQNSGLLLQQPPAAAAAVVSSPLTTGRIDSMEDSTSATAWIDSIIKDLINSSAQVSVPQLIQNVREIIHPCNPYLASLLEYRLRSLTSNNNGGADQNDPMECWRRKESLPPQLAGLQQAQNNANLLQHNILSLPDSSNNQYLNWEIANAPVAPSLNQHQQLGGNNPTATDLSFVTLSPQVQQQQQQESPHSRSHSQQQAAVDLEQQQKQQQSSSSLSPTSVADNSAKTKTSTPAPPVPINTYREKKEEERQQKRDEEGLHLLTLLLQCAEAVSADNLEEANKMLLEVSELSTPFGTSAQRVAAYFSEAMSARLLNSCLGIYAALPMTSVPMLYTQKMASAFQVFNGISPFIKFSHFTANQAIQEAFEREDRVHIIDLDIMQGLQWPGLFHILASRPGGPPFVRLTGLGTSMDALEATGKRLSDFAERLGLPFEFLPVADKVGNLDPEKLNVSKREAVAVHWLQHSLYDVTGSDSNTLSLLQRLAPKVVTVVEQDLSHAGSFLGRFVEAIHYYSALFDSLGACYGEESEERHVVEQQLLSKEIRNVLAVGGPSRSGDAKFNNWREKLQQSGFRCLSLAGNAAAQATLLLGMFPSHGYTLVEDNGTLKLGWKDLCLFTASAWRPNSLHAAPGSRHFSRPNMD